Proteins encoded together in one Pseudoroseomonas cervicalis window:
- a CDS encoding ankyrin repeat domain-containing protein, which produces MRRLLKLAPLPLLSALLLGTALPAAAQSLRGPMVPEAQPQAPRREAPALPGLAGRGRTPVIPAEPNQQSLGPNEALFDAINRGDMAAARDAMARGADLNARNVLGLTPIDSAVDQNRTEIAFFLLAARGTVVGGGDNLPPPPPGGPRGASAAAGAPLAAPPPAGQRSARATPAPRPQPAAPAARAPADPGTPRPDRGFLGFDAGG; this is translated from the coding sequence ATGCGCCGTCTCCTGAAGCTCGCTCCGCTGCCCCTCCTGTCCGCCCTGCTGCTCGGCACGGCCCTGCCCGCCGCCGCGCAAAGCCTGCGCGGGCCGATGGTGCCGGAAGCCCAGCCCCAGGCGCCCCGCCGCGAGGCCCCGGCCCTGCCCGGTCTGGCCGGCCGCGGCCGCACCCCCGTCATCCCGGCCGAGCCCAACCAGCAGAGCCTGGGCCCGAACGAGGCGCTGTTCGACGCCATCAACCGCGGCGACATGGCCGCGGCGCGCGACGCCATGGCGCGCGGCGCCGACCTCAACGCCCGCAACGTGCTGGGGCTGACGCCGATCGATTCCGCGGTGGACCAGAACCGCACCGAGATCGCCTTCTTCCTGCTGGCCGCGCGCGGCACCGTGGTGGGCGGTGGCGACAACCTGCCCCCGCCGCCGCCGGGCGGGCCGCGCGGCGCCTCGGCCGCCGCCGGCGCGCCGCTGGCCGCGCCGCCGCCCGCTGGCCAGCGCAGCGCCCGCGCCACCCCGGCGCCGCGCCCGCAGCCGGCGGCCCCGGCCGCCCGCGCCCCGGCCGATCCCGGCACGCCGCGCCCGGATCGCGGCTTCCTGGGCTTCGACGCCGGCGGCTGA
- a CDS encoding AsmA family protein — protein MALRRILIWTGLPVLAVLLLILLWSWAWFIPLLERQASAKLGRPVAIGGLDVDLGRITGITLTDLRIANPEGFAEDPPFAAIPRLTVRLDAMEFIRHRRIIIPDIALERPVVTVLATDENRRNYDFPALTAADPNAPPADPAEAPQIGALRVQEGVVAVRHAPLRADMQVRVATEEPEGAEPRLRATAEGRYADQPITAELTGGAVLSLRDAEHPWPVKLDLANGPTRATLEGTLQDPLRFAGANLRLRFAGPDMARLTPLTGVPIPATPPYQVSGRLDYAAGAVRFTDIEGKVGRSDLGGQIAVTPRDGQRPLVEATLRSRQVDLDDLAGFIGAPPGDQVDRRQAARGRILPDDPLNLPKLEAADIRLTYDGGKILGRRMPLDDLHANLTIIDGAIGLHPLRFGVGTGRIEGQFDFTPLENARGLRVKAEARFQRVDLSRLMGVTPLGEGQGRIGGSARLEAQGASIADMLGSGDGAITLGMAGGNLSALLVDLSGLRLGNAILSALGLPNRTQVQCFIGDMALRRGNLSTRAVLIDTEDALISGMGDISLRNERLDYRLRTEAKHFTIGALTTDILIRGPFRDPSVMPEPVELGVRGAAAVGLGIISLPLAILPTIRFGIGEDDRCEGLVRRAR, from the coding sequence ATGGCCTTGCGGCGCATCCTGATCTGGACCGGCCTGCCCGTCCTGGCGGTGCTGCTGCTGATCCTGCTCTGGTCCTGGGCCTGGTTCATCCCGCTGCTGGAACGCCAGGCGAGCGCCAAACTCGGCCGCCCCGTCGCCATTGGCGGGCTGGATGTCGATCTCGGCCGCATCACCGGCATCACCCTGACCGATCTGCGCATCGCCAACCCCGAGGGCTTCGCCGAGGACCCGCCCTTCGCCGCCATCCCGCGCCTGACGGTCCGGCTGGATGCGATGGAGTTCATCCGCCACCGCCGCATCATCATCCCCGACATCGCGCTGGAGCGCCCGGTGGTGACGGTGCTGGCCACCGACGAGAACCGCCGCAACTACGACTTCCCCGCCCTGACCGCGGCCGATCCCAACGCGCCCCCCGCCGACCCGGCCGAGGCGCCGCAGATCGGCGCGCTGCGGGTGCAGGAGGGGGTGGTGGCGGTGCGCCACGCGCCGCTGCGCGCCGACATGCAGGTGCGCGTCGCCACCGAGGAGCCGGAGGGCGCCGAGCCCCGGCTGCGCGCCACCGCCGAAGGCCGCTATGCCGACCAGCCCATCACCGCCGAGCTGACCGGCGGCGCCGTGCTGTCGCTGCGCGATGCCGAGCATCCCTGGCCGGTGAAGCTCGACCTCGCCAACGGCCCGACCCGCGCGACGCTGGAGGGCACGCTGCAGGACCCGCTGCGCTTCGCCGGCGCCAATCTGCGGCTGCGCTTCGCCGGCCCCGACATGGCGCGGCTGACCCCGCTGACCGGCGTGCCCATCCCCGCCACCCCGCCCTACCAGGTCAGCGGCCGGCTGGACTACGCCGCCGGCGCGGTGCGCTTCACCGATATCGAGGGCAAGGTCGGCCGCAGCGATCTCGGCGGCCAGATCGCCGTCACCCCGCGCGACGGGCAGCGCCCGCTGGTCGAGGCCACGCTGCGCTCCCGCCAGGTGGATCTGGACGACCTCGCCGGCTTCATCGGCGCCCCGCCGGGCGACCAGGTGGACCGCCGCCAGGCGGCGCGCGGTCGCATCCTGCCGGACGACCCGCTGAACCTGCCCAAGCTGGAAGCCGCCGATATCCGCCTGACCTATGATGGCGGCAAGATCCTCGGCCGGCGCATGCCGCTCGACGATCTGCACGCCAACCTGACCATCATCGACGGCGCCATCGGCCTGCACCCGCTGCGCTTCGGCGTCGGCACCGGGCGGATCGAGGGGCAGTTCGACTTCACCCCGCTGGAGAATGCGCGCGGCCTGCGGGTGAAGGCCGAGGCGCGCTTCCAGCGCGTCGACCTCTCCCGCCTGATGGGCGTCACCCCGCTGGGCGAGGGCCAGGGCCGCATCGGCGGCAGCGCCCGGCTGGAAGCGCAAGGGGCGTCCATCGCCGACATGCTGGGCAGCGGCGACGGCGCCATCACCCTCGGCATGGCCGGCGGCAATCTCTCCGCCCTGCTGGTCGATCTCTCGGGCCTGCGGCTGGGCAATGCCATCCTCTCCGCCCTCGGCCTGCCCAACCGCACCCAGGTGCAGTGCTTCATCGGCGACATGGCGCTGCGCCGCGGCAACCTCTCCACCCGCGCCGTGCTGATCGACACCGAGGACGCGCTGATCTCCGGCATGGGCGATATCAGCCTGCGCAACGAGCGGCTGGACTACCGCCTGCGCACCGAGGCCAAGCATTTCACCATCGGCGCGCTGACCACCGACATCCTGATCCGCGGGCCCTTCCGCGATCCCTCCGTGATGCCGGAACCCGTCGAGCTCGGCGTGCGCGGCGCGGCGGCGGTCGGGCTCGGCATCATCTCCCTGCCGCTGGCCATCCTGCCGACCATCCGCTTCGGGATCGGGGAGGATGATCGCTGCGAGGGGCTGGTCAGAAGGGCCCGGTAA
- a CDS encoding NAD(P)/FAD-dependent oxidoreductase, with protein MSTYDVAVVGGGPAGLSAALLLGRARRRVLLLDSGEHRNDPARMMHGFLTRDGIPPAEFRRIAREQLAAYPEVELRDARVEAVEPGFTLHLAEGATPVAARAVLLATGMADQLPEIPGLPELYGLDAWHCPYCDGWERRDQPMAVLGEGVAGYRMALEMRGWSSDLVLCCQGRRPEARHRARLAQLGIGLREARVVELLSEGGRLFALRLADGEVLPRSVLVLAAAQRQRSDLAQRLGCGLTRGGLIRAAHDGATEVPGLYVAGDAAPHLQMAVVAAAQGAMAAFAINASLLRDVVLPAASGGRP; from the coding sequence ATGAGCACGTATGATGTCGCCGTGGTGGGCGGCGGGCCGGCGGGGCTGAGCGCCGCGCTGCTGCTCGGCCGCGCCCGGCGGCGGGTGCTGCTGCTGGATTCCGGCGAGCACCGCAACGACCCGGCGCGCATGATGCACGGTTTCCTGACGCGGGACGGCATCCCGCCCGCCGAGTTCCGCCGCATCGCGCGCGAGCAGCTGGCGGCCTATCCGGAGGTCGAGCTGCGCGATGCGCGGGTGGAGGCGGTGGAGCCCGGCTTCACCCTGCATCTGGCCGAAGGCGCCACGCCGGTGGCGGCGCGCGCCGTGCTGCTGGCCACCGGCATGGCGGACCAGCTGCCGGAGATCCCCGGGCTGCCGGAGCTCTACGGGCTGGATGCCTGGCACTGCCCTTATTGCGACGGGTGGGAGCGGCGCGACCAGCCCATGGCGGTGCTGGGCGAGGGGGTGGCCGGCTATCGCATGGCGCTGGAGATGCGCGGCTGGAGCAGCGACCTGGTGCTGTGCTGCCAGGGCCGGAGGCCGGAGGCGCGGCACCGCGCCCGGCTGGCGCAGCTCGGCATCGGGTTGCGCGAGGCGAGGGTGGTCGAGCTGCTGTCCGAGGGCGGGCGTCTCTTCGCGCTGCGCCTGGCGGATGGCGAGGTGCTGCCGCGCTCCGTGCTGGTGCTGGCCGCCGCGCAGCGGCAGCGCTCCGACCTGGCGCAGCGGCTGGGCTGCGGCCTGACGCGCGGTGGCCTGATCCGCGCCGCTCATGATGGCGCGACCGAGGTGCCCGGCCTGTATGTGGCGGGCGACGCCGCCCCGCATCTGCAGATGGCGGTGGTCGCCGCCGCGCAGGGCGCCATGGCGGCCTTTGCGATCAATGCGTCCCTGCTGCGCGACGTGGTGCTGCCGGCCGCCAGCGGCGGCCGGCCCTGA
- a CDS encoding NAD(P)/FAD-dependent oxidoreductase — protein sequence MDVDLIVLGSGTAGVKVATTCRAVGWRVALVESRQFGGTCALRGCEPKKVFWTLAEAAERAQRLSGKGVGGGGAVTLDWAAAQRFKRSFTDPVPDARRDSLERAGITALHGQPRFRGPEHLDVEGQEIRFRHALIATGAEPAELPIAGRENLATSDDFLALEEMPKSLVLLGGGYISFECAHLARRAGAEVTILEGGDRPLAQFDQALVARLVEKTRALGIRVELNCKAAAIRPNAGGFRVECEDGRGFAGAMVLHGLGRRPALSGLGLEAAGVPVEKGRLLLDPYLRSSGNERVFAAGDAAAQGPALTPVASHDAAVVARNLLEGCHTKPDYSVVPSAAFTLPPLAAVGLTEAQAKERGIDYELREGDMAGYQSVRRTGEDTAAFRLLIAPGSGAILGAHLLGPEAPDSINLFALAMRAGMGAEALSRMMTAYPTGGSNIASMLG from the coding sequence ATGGATGTCGATCTGATCGTGCTCGGCTCCGGCACCGCCGGGGTCAAGGTGGCGACCACCTGCCGCGCCGTCGGCTGGCGCGTGGCGCTGGTGGAATCCCGGCAATTCGGCGGCACCTGCGCGCTGCGCGGCTGCGAGCCGAAGAAGGTGTTCTGGACCCTGGCCGAGGCGGCGGAACGCGCGCAGCGCCTGTCCGGGAAGGGTGTCGGCGGTGGCGGCGCCGTGACGCTGGACTGGGCGGCGGCGCAGCGCTTCAAGCGCAGCTTCACCGACCCGGTGCCGGATGCCCGGCGCGACAGCCTGGAGCGCGCCGGCATCACCGCGCTGCATGGCCAGCCACGCTTCCGCGGCCCCGAGCATCTCGATGTGGAGGGGCAGGAAATCCGCTTCCGCCACGCGCTGATCGCCACGGGGGCGGAGCCCGCCGAACTGCCGATCGCCGGGCGCGAGAACCTCGCCACCAGCGATGATTTCCTGGCGCTGGAGGAGATGCCGAAAAGCCTGGTGCTGCTGGGCGGCGGCTACATCTCCTTCGAATGCGCGCATCTGGCGCGGCGCGCGGGGGCGGAGGTGACCATCCTCGAAGGCGGCGACAGGCCCCTGGCGCAGTTCGACCAGGCGCTGGTGGCGCGGCTGGTGGAGAAGACCCGCGCGCTCGGCATCCGGGTCGAGCTGAACTGCAAGGCCGCCGCCATCCGGCCCAATGCCGGCGGCTTCCGCGTCGAATGCGAGGATGGGCGCGGCTTCGCGGGCGCCATGGTGCTGCACGGGCTCGGCCGCCGCCCGGCGCTGTCCGGCCTGGGGCTGGAGGCGGCGGGGGTGCCGGTGGAGAAGGGGCGGCTGCTGCTCGACCCCTATCTGCGCAGCAGCGGCAATGAACGGGTCTTCGCCGCCGGCGACGCCGCCGCCCAGGGGCCGGCGCTGACGCCGGTGGCGAGCCATGACGCCGCCGTGGTGGCGCGCAACCTGCTGGAGGGCTGCCACACCAAGCCCGATTACAGCGTGGTGCCGAGCGCCGCCTTCACCCTGCCGCCGCTGGCCGCCGTCGGCCTGACCGAGGCGCAGGCGAAGGAGCGCGGCATCGACTACGAACTTCGCGAGGGCGACATGGCCGGCTACCAGTCGGTGCGCCGCACCGGGGAGGACACGGCCGCCTTCCGCCTGCTGATCGCGCCGGGCAGCGGCGCCATCCTGGGCGCGCATCTGCTGGGGCCGGAGGCGCCGGACAGCATCAACCTCTTCGCACTGGCGATGCGCGCCGGCATGGGGGCGGAGGCGCTGTCGCGCATGATGACGGCCTATCCGACGGGCGGCTCCAACATCGCCTCGATGTTGGGATGA
- a CDS encoding CsbD family protein, translating into MDENRFTGAARETVGRAQEAVGAFTNNRDTQARGQVNQIQGQAENFMGQLCDNVREQPMTSLAIAAGIGYILGRLRIL; encoded by the coding sequence ATGGACGAGAACCGCTTCACCGGTGCCGCCCGCGAGACCGTCGGCCGTGCCCAGGAGGCCGTGGGCGCCTTCACCAACAACCGCGACACGCAGGCGCGCGGCCAGGTGAACCAGATCCAGGGCCAGGCCGAGAACTTCATGGGCCAGCTCTGCGACAATGTCCGCGAGCAGCCGATGACCTCGCTCGCGATCGCCGCCGGCATTGGCTACATCCTGGGCCGTCTGCGGATCCTCTGA
- a CDS encoding CCA tRNA nucleotidyltransferase, producing MRDDPPADLLAPPPEWLRRGAPAAVLAALPGARAVGGVVRDALAGRPVHDVDVAAPYPPREIADRLLAAGLKVFETGLQHGTVTAVLDHEPVEVTSLRRDLVTDGRHAEVAWTSDWREDAARRDFTFNALSMDAEGRIWDYFGGREDLAAGRVRFVGDPATRLAEDYLRVLRFFRFHARYGQGAPEEEALAALREAVPGLPRLSAERVWMELKRLLEGPRPAEALALMRQTGVLGAVLPEAGDLAPLARLDGPAEPVLRLSLLLPPGTAPDGLTQRLRFSGEEAKRLRALLLTPPPPPDLQGADLRRLLAEHPPGLVTDLALAAEARDGRDRAGLRARIAATPRPVFPLQGRDALAAGLKPGPAVGQALARVKAWWMATGCTASAEECRARLRDAA from the coding sequence ATGCGCGACGATCCGCCCGCCGACCTCCTCGCCCCCCCGCCCGAATGGCTGCGCCGCGGCGCCCCCGCCGCCGTGCTGGCGGCGCTGCCCGGGGCGCGCGCCGTGGGCGGCGTGGTGCGCGACGCGCTGGCGGGCCGGCCGGTGCATGATGTCGATGTCGCCGCCCCCTACCCGCCGCGGGAGATCGCCGACCGCCTGCTGGCGGCCGGGCTGAAGGTGTTCGAGACCGGGCTGCAGCACGGCACCGTCACCGCCGTGCTCGACCACGAGCCGGTGGAGGTGACCAGCCTGCGCCGCGACCTGGTGACCGATGGCCGCCATGCCGAGGTCGCCTGGACCAGCGATTGGCGCGAGGACGCGGCGCGGCGCGACTTCACCTTCAACGCCCTGTCGATGGATGCCGAGGGGCGCATCTGGGATTATTTCGGCGGCCGCGAGGATCTCGCCGCCGGGCGGGTGCGCTTCGTGGGCGACCCGGCGACGCGGCTGGCCGAGGATTATCTGCGCGTGCTGCGTTTTTTTCGGTTCCATGCCCGCTACGGGCAGGGCGCGCCGGAGGAGGAAGCTCTGGCGGCGCTGCGCGAGGCCGTGCCGGGCCTGCCGCGCCTCTCCGCCGAGCGGGTCTGGATGGAGCTGAAGCGCCTGCTGGAAGGCCCGCGCCCGGCCGAGGCGCTGGCGCTGATGCGGCAGACCGGCGTGCTGGGGGCGGTGCTGCCCGAGGCCGGGGACCTCGCCCCGCTGGCGCGGCTGGACGGCCCGGCCGAGCCGGTGCTGCGCCTCTCCCTGCTGCTGCCGCCGGGCACCGCGCCGGATGGGCTGACGCAGCGCCTGCGCTTCTCCGGCGAGGAGGCGAAGCGGCTGCGCGCCCTGCTGCTGACCCCGCCCCCGCCGCCGGATCTGCAGGGCGCCGATCTGCGCCGCCTGCTGGCCGAGCACCCGCCCGGGCTGGTCACCGATCTGGCGCTGGCGGCCGAGGCGCGGGATGGCCGCGACCGCGCCGGCCTGCGCGCCCGCATCGCCGCCACGCCCCGCCCGGTCTTTCCGCTGCAGGGGCGCGACGCGCTGGCCGCCGGCCTGAAGCCGGGCCCGGCGGTGGGCCAGGCCCTGGCGCGGGTGAAGGCCTGGTGGATGGCGACCGGCTGCACCGCCAGCGCCGAGGAATGCCGGGCGCGGCTGCGCGACGCGGCCTAG
- a CDS encoding MBL fold metallo-hydrolase: MALEILTPPGVDPRLVILRAGAEVDAVLVLAARMAVLVDTLATPALCAEALARLAPRIGDRPLHVVNSHMDWDHVWGNAAVAGRAPILAHKAALPRYHDPAMLALLARKAAEEARFAGIALHPPDITFDGELALQGGDLTLHLLHTPGHTPDHLAVWIPEIATCLAMDAAEWPIPEVWSDAPADLAALRGSLARLRALGAGCVLPAHGQTTSPALLDGNIAYFDALERRLRAGGREPELAELVPEAAGLPPAEAEFYRGCHASNLRAQRRACAGG; encoded by the coding sequence GTGGCGCTGGAGATCCTGACACCGCCGGGCGTCGACCCCCGCCTGGTCATCCTGCGCGCGGGTGCGGAGGTGGATGCGGTGCTGGTGCTGGCCGCGCGCATGGCGGTGCTGGTCGACACGCTGGCGACCCCCGCCCTCTGCGCCGAAGCGCTGGCGCGCCTGGCGCCGCGCATCGGCGACCGGCCGCTCCATGTGGTCAACAGCCACATGGATTGGGATCATGTCTGGGGCAATGCGGCGGTGGCGGGGCGGGCGCCGATCCTGGCGCACAAGGCGGCGCTGCCGCGCTACCACGACCCGGCCATGCTGGCGCTGCTGGCGCGCAAGGCGGCCGAGGAGGCGCGTTTCGCCGGGATCGCGCTGCACCCGCCCGACATCACCTTCGATGGCGAGCTCGCCTTGCAGGGCGGTGATCTGACGCTGCATCTGCTGCACACGCCCGGCCACACGCCGGACCATCTGGCGGTGTGGATCCCCGAGATCGCCACCTGCCTGGCGATGGACGCCGCCGAATGGCCGATCCCGGAGGTGTGGAGCGACGCGCCCGCCGACCTGGCGGCGCTGCGCGGGTCGCTGGCGCGGCTGCGGGCGCTCGGGGCAGGCTGCGTGCTGCCGGCGCATGGTCAGACGACCTCGCCCGCTTTGCTGGACGGCAACATCGCCTATTTCGACGCGCTGGAACGCCGCCTGCGCGCGGGCGGGCGGGAGCCCGAACTGGCCGAGCTGGTGCCCGAGGCCGCTGGCCTGCCGCCCGCGGAAGCGGAATTCTACCGCGGCTGCCACGCCAGCAACCTGCGCGCCCAGCGCCGCGCCTGCGCCGGGGGCTAG